The following are encoded together in the Nocardia sp. XZ_19_385 genome:
- a CDS encoding sigma-70 family RNA polymerase sigma factor: protein MTSPATTRVRPSDSDLDAQSPAADLVRVYLNGIGRTALLTAADEVELAKRIEAGLYAQHLLETGKRLSATRKRDLAIIVREGQGARSHLLEANLRLVVSLAKRYTGRGMPLLDLIQEGNLGLIRAMEKFDYAKGFKFSTYATWWIRQAITRGMADQSRTIRLPVHLVEQVNKLARIKRELHQQLGREATDEELANESGIAVEKISDLLDHSRDPVSLDMPVGNDEEAPLGDFIEDSEATSAESAVIAGLLHHDVRSVLATLDEREQQVIRLRFGLDDGQPRTLDQIGKLFGLSRERVRQIEREVMSKLRKGERADRLRAYAS, encoded by the coding sequence ATGACCAGCCCCGCCACCACTCGTGTGCGCCCCAGCGATTCCGACCTCGACGCCCAGAGCCCCGCCGCCGACTTGGTACGCGTGTACCTCAACGGTATCGGCCGGACGGCCCTGCTCACGGCCGCTGACGAGGTCGAGCTGGCCAAGCGCATCGAGGCGGGCCTCTATGCGCAGCATTTACTGGAGACCGGCAAACGTCTGTCGGCCACCCGTAAGCGCGATCTGGCCATCATCGTGCGCGAAGGCCAAGGCGCCCGCTCGCATCTGCTCGAAGCCAACCTGCGCCTCGTGGTCTCGCTCGCCAAGCGCTACACCGGCCGCGGCATGCCGCTACTGGATCTGATCCAGGAAGGCAACCTCGGACTCATCCGCGCGATGGAGAAGTTCGACTACGCCAAGGGATTCAAGTTCTCCACCTACGCCACCTGGTGGATCCGTCAGGCCATCACCCGTGGCATGGCCGATCAGAGCCGCACGATCCGCCTACCAGTCCATCTGGTGGAGCAGGTCAACAAGCTGGCTCGGATCAAGCGTGAACTGCACCAGCAGCTGGGTCGCGAGGCCACCGACGAAGAGCTCGCCAACGAGTCCGGCATCGCGGTCGAGAAGATCTCCGATCTGCTCGACCACTCCCGCGACCCGGTGAGCCTGGATATGCCGGTCGGCAACGACGAAGAGGCTCCGCTGGGCGATTTCATCGAGGATTCCGAGGCCACCTCGGCCGAATCCGCGGTGATCGCCGGCCTGCTGCACCACGACGTGCGCAGCGTGCTCGCCACCCTCGACGAACGCGAACAACAGGTTATCCGCCTGCGCTTCGGCCTGGACGACGGCCAGCCGCGCACCCTGGACCAGATCGGCAAGCTGTTCGGTCTGTCCCGCGAGCGTGTGCGTCAGATCGAACGCGAAGTCATGTCCAAGCTGCGCAAGGGCGAGCGGGCCGATCGCCTGCGCGCCTACGCCAGCTGA
- a CDS encoding acetoin utilization protein AcuC, which translates to MATPVTRASGTVVWTEKFLDYAWTPEHPMKPARLKFTMALAESLGLLEGVEPVRPTPAAPGDLLRVHTAAYIEAVEHAVQPPGAPLAPPHGLGSPDNPVFPRMHQAASVIVGGTLAAAQAIAEGRTRRAVSIGGGMHHAMPDAASGFCIYNDAAIAISWLLDHGFDRIAYLDVDVHHGDGVQRAFYGDPRVLTFSIHQHPATLWPNTGWPEESGMGAAEGTALNLAMLPGTRDAQWLRGFHAVAPGALAAFRPQIVVSQCGVDTHREDPLADLELTVDGQRAAFLAMRELADRYAEGRWLAVGGGGYGLVRVVPRSWTHLLAAALDREIAPETAIPQDWIAKVRAEAPAAEPPSTMGDGGDVTYSPWDGPGGTGETGDAHLDRAQRAVDTAVLATRRATFGLLGLDPEDPRD; encoded by the coding sequence ATGGCCACACCCGTCACTCGGGCATCGGGAACCGTTGTCTGGACCGAGAAGTTCCTGGACTACGCCTGGACGCCGGAGCACCCCATGAAACCGGCGCGCCTGAAGTTCACCATGGCATTGGCCGAAAGTCTGGGATTGCTCGAAGGTGTCGAGCCGGTGCGACCGACGCCCGCCGCCCCCGGGGATCTGCTGCGCGTGCACACCGCGGCGTATATCGAGGCGGTGGAACATGCGGTGCAACCGCCGGGCGCGCCGCTCGCGCCGCCGCACGGGCTCGGCTCGCCGGACAATCCGGTCTTTCCGCGGATGCACCAGGCGGCGTCGGTGATCGTGGGCGGCACGCTGGCCGCGGCCCAGGCGATCGCCGAGGGCCGGACCAGGCGCGCGGTCAGCATCGGCGGCGGCATGCACCACGCGATGCCCGACGCGGCCTCGGGCTTCTGTATCTACAACGATGCCGCGATAGCCATTTCGTGGTTGCTCGACCACGGATTCGACCGCATCGCCTACCTGGATGTGGATGTGCACCACGGCGACGGCGTGCAGCGCGCCTTCTACGGCGACCCGCGCGTGCTCACCTTCTCCATCCACCAGCATCCGGCGACACTGTGGCCGAACACCGGGTGGCCGGAGGAGAGCGGGATGGGCGCCGCCGAGGGCACCGCGCTCAATCTCGCGATGCTGCCCGGCACCCGGGATGCCCAGTGGCTGCGTGGGTTCCACGCGGTGGCGCCCGGTGCGCTCGCCGCATTCCGCCCGCAGATCGTGGTCAGCCAGTGCGGCGTCGACACCCATCGCGAGGATCCACTGGCGGATCTGGAACTCACCGTCGACGGCCAGCGGGCGGCGTTCCTGGCCATGCGGGAACTGGCCGACCGCTACGCCGAAGGCCGGTGGCTTGCGGTCGGCGGCGGCGGATACGGCCTGGTCCGGGTGGTGCCACGGTCCTGGACGCATCTGCTGGCCGCCGCACTGGACCGGGAGATCGCCCCGGAAACCGCGATTCCGCAGGACTGGATAGCGAAGGTCCGCGCCGAAGCGCCCGCCGCCGAACCGCCGAGCACCATGGGCGATGGGGGCGATGTCACATACTCGCCGTGGGACGGACCGGGTGGCACGGGGGAGACTGGAGACGCGCACCTGGACCGCGCCCAGCGTGCCGTCGATACGGCCGTATTGGCCACGCGCCGGGCGACTTTCGGGTTGCTCGGCCTGGATCCGGAGGACCCCCGTGACTGA
- a CDS encoding methyltransferase, with protein MPTNPTTTESLLTALCPDLRAALTRVRYDADTLIEALGVDAHAALGRSEPVPVRRAARELGELGTLVRLLLLGDAMPEREVAAALAPVRIDQAIAAGLLARDGGEIRAALDLRPLDAGAGTRWILSDLDDSMQRRTLSEEHVLGVGHASLSLLRATPTRPVGTVLDLGTGCGVQAVHAASYAQTVTATDVNSRALWLAAATAALNGLDIELLEGSWFEPVAGRRFDQVVANPPFVVGPARVEHTYRDSGLALDGASELVISQASDLLAPGGTAAMLAAWVHTDDGDWRQRVSSWLPAHGVDAWVVQRDVADPALYVGTWLRDAGLDPRDRAAQARAEQWLDAFQSADVAGIGFGFVYLRAIDGPTELLAEDLTHGFEDPLGDEATKYFERSAWLRAAAADNDLAWNARFIVDPATALERVYLPGEEGWNQRVARLHRGDGPRWQHEVDESTISLVAGMRADGLPLYELIELLALAHGCDEVSPEFAGDALSVVAGLMRHGLVRPV; from the coding sequence GTGCCTACGAACCCGACGACGACCGAATCGCTGCTGACCGCGCTGTGCCCTGATCTGCGGGCGGCCCTGACCAGGGTGCGCTATGACGCCGACACCCTGATCGAGGCGCTGGGCGTGGATGCGCATGCGGCGCTGGGGCGTTCGGAGCCGGTGCCGGTCCGGCGGGCCGCGCGGGAGCTGGGCGAGCTGGGGACATTGGTCCGGCTGTTGCTGCTCGGTGACGCGATGCCCGAACGGGAAGTCGCGGCCGCGCTGGCGCCGGTGCGGATCGATCAGGCGATCGCCGCCGGACTGCTGGCACGCGACGGCGGCGAGATTCGCGCGGCGCTGGACCTGCGGCCGCTGGACGCGGGCGCGGGCACCCGGTGGATTCTGTCGGATCTCGACGATTCGATGCAGCGGCGCACGTTGAGCGAGGAGCACGTGCTGGGTGTCGGCCACGCGTCCCTGTCGCTGTTGCGCGCCACTCCCACCCGGCCGGTCGGCACCGTGCTCGATCTCGGCACCGGCTGTGGCGTCCAGGCCGTGCACGCGGCGTCCTACGCGCAGACCGTCACCGCGACCGATGTGAACTCACGCGCCCTGTGGCTGGCGGCGGCCACGGCAGCGTTGAACGGCCTCGATATCGAACTGCTCGAAGGCTCCTGGTTCGAGCCGGTCGCGGGGCGGCGCTTCGATCAGGTCGTCGCGAACCCGCCGTTCGTGGTCGGGCCCGCGCGCGTCGAACACACCTACCGCGACTCCGGGCTCGCCCTGGACGGTGCGAGCGAACTGGTGATCTCACAGGCTTCCGATCTGCTCGCTCCCGGTGGCACCGCCGCCATGCTCGCCGCGTGGGTCCACACCGACGACGGCGACTGGCGGCAGCGCGTCTCGTCCTGGCTGCCCGCCCACGGCGTCGACGCCTGGGTGGTCCAGCGTGACGTCGCCGATCCCGCCCTTTACGTCGGAACCTGGTTGCGCGACGCCGGATTGGATCCCCGCGATCGCGCCGCACAGGCCCGCGCCGAGCAGTGGCTCGACGCGTTCCAGTCCGCCGACGTGGCAGGCATCGGCTTCGGATTCGTCTACCTGCGCGCCATCGACGGACCCACCGAACTGCTCGCCGAGGACCTCACCCACGGTTTCGAGGACCCGCTGGGCGACGAGGCCACCAAGTACTTCGAGCGCTCGGCCTGGCTGCGCGCCGCCGCGGCGGACAACGACCTGGCCTGGAATGCCCGGTTCATCGTCGACCCCGCGACCGCGCTGGAGCGGGTCTACCTGCCCGGCGAAGAAGGCTGGAATCAGCGGGTGGCGCGCCTGCATCGCGGCGACGGTCCGCGCTGGCAGCACGAGGTGGACGAGTCGACGATCTCCCTGGTCGCGGGAATGCGTGCCGACGGTTTGCCGTTGTACGAACTGATCGAACTGCTGGCGCTGGCCCACGGCTGCGATGAAGTGTCACCGGAGTTCGCGGGCGACGCGCTTTCTGTGGTGGCCGGCCTGATGCGTCACGGATTGGTGCGGCCCGTATAG
- a CDS encoding sensor domain-containing protein: MSVPESSRAGWLGAASVGGVLLLTGCGATVPGHPVAGEAKTVQAHVAAGLEDLLPTQAQFPARYSVVVLPPEAAAQAAGDLAGIAHGAVVHPTGCEPPEQRFGPDQTAIAIGTDGEARATVTVQLARTRQPLSALREQLTRCGEIRVNQGGAITTVATQLDPAPPIDADDSIALRRTVIPDLGGVGLTQSMQTLLGQVGDVRITVTYMTFEASSKADTAALDQLFTTTVQQVQRG, from the coding sequence GTGAGTGTGCCGGAGTCGTCACGCGCAGGGTGGCTGGGAGCCGCCTCGGTGGGCGGTGTGCTGCTGCTCACCGGTTGCGGGGCCACCGTGCCCGGGCATCCGGTCGCGGGCGAGGCGAAGACCGTGCAGGCGCATGTGGCCGCCGGGCTCGAGGATCTGCTGCCCACCCAAGCGCAATTTCCCGCCCGGTATTCGGTGGTGGTGCTCCCACCCGAGGCTGCCGCTCAGGCCGCCGGTGATCTGGCCGGGATCGCCCACGGTGCCGTGGTCCATCCGACGGGCTGTGAGCCGCCTGAACAGCGCTTCGGACCTGATCAGACCGCGATCGCCATCGGCACGGACGGGGAGGCCCGGGCCACTGTCACAGTCCAGTTGGCACGGACCCGGCAACCACTGTCTGCCCTGCGCGAGCAGCTCACGCGATGCGGCGAGATCCGAGTCAATCAGGGTGGGGCGATCACCACGGTGGCAACGCAACTCGACCCGGCGCCGCCGATCGATGCCGACGACTCGATCGCCTTGCGCCGCACTGTGATTCCCGATCTGGGCGGGGTCGGGCTGACCCAGTCGATGCAGACGCTGCTCGGGCAGGTCGGGGATGTGCGAATCACGGTCACCTACATGACTTTCGAGGCCTCGTCGAAAGCTGATACCGCGGCGCTGGATCAACTGTTCACGACAACGGTGCAGCAGGTCCAGAGGGGCTGA
- the galE gene encoding UDP-glucose 4-epimerase GalE, with protein MKLLVTGGAGYVGGVCAQVLLEAGHDVVIVDDLSTGNADGVPSEARFVEGDIAEAGAQLLRAESFDGVLHFAAQSLVGESVQKPEKYWHGNVVKTLQLLEAMRETGTRRLVFSSTAAVYGEPEQVPITEDAPAKPTNPYGASKLAIDHAITSYAIAHGLAATSLRYFNVAGAYGGLGENRVVETHLIPLVLQVALGHRESIAVFGTDWPTHDGSAVRDYIHIRDLAQAHLLALGSAEPGSHRIYNLGSGTGFSVREVISACERVTGLPIAAVDAPRRAGDPAVLIASSERAVADLGWRPEHNDLDEIVADAWKFTQSLGARAHSAK; from the coding sequence GTGAAACTTCTGGTAACCGGCGGAGCCGGATACGTGGGTGGCGTCTGCGCGCAGGTGCTGCTCGAAGCAGGCCATGACGTTGTCATCGTCGACGATCTGAGCACCGGCAACGCCGATGGCGTGCCGTCGGAGGCCCGGTTCGTCGAGGGTGACATCGCCGAGGCCGGCGCGCAGCTGCTGCGGGCCGAATCCTTCGACGGTGTCCTGCATTTCGCGGCGCAGTCGCTGGTCGGCGAGTCGGTGCAGAAGCCGGAGAAGTACTGGCACGGCAACGTCGTGAAGACGCTGCAGCTGCTGGAGGCGATGCGCGAGACCGGCACCCGCCGGTTGGTGTTCTCCTCCACGGCCGCGGTGTACGGCGAGCCCGAGCAGGTGCCGATCACCGAGGACGCGCCGGCCAAGCCGACGAATCCCTACGGCGCCTCCAAGCTGGCCATCGATCACGCCATCACCTCCTACGCCATCGCGCACGGGCTGGCCGCGACCAGCCTGCGCTATTTCAATGTCGCCGGCGCCTACGGCGGGCTCGGCGAGAACCGCGTGGTGGAAACCCATCTGATTCCGCTGGTGTTGCAGGTCGCGCTCGGCCATCGGGAGTCCATCGCGGTGTTCGGCACCGACTGGCCCACCCACGACGGCTCCGCGGTCCGCGATTACATCCACATCCGCGATCTCGCCCAGGCGCACCTGCTGGCACTGGGCTCCGCCGAGCCCGGCTCGCACCGCATCTACAACCTGGGCAGCGGCACCGGTTTCTCGGTGCGCGAGGTGATCTCGGCCTGCGAACGCGTCACCGGGCTGCCGATCGCGGCCGTGGACGCACCCCGCCGAGCCGGAGACCCGGCGGTGCTCATCGCCTCCAGCGAGCGTGCCGTCGCCGACCTCGGTTGGCGTCCGGAGCACAACGATCTCGACGAAATCGTCGCTGACGCTTGGAAGTTCACCCAGTCGCTGGGCGCGCGGGCGCACAGCGCCAAGTAA
- a CDS encoding DUF4333 domain-containing protein, producing the protein MKATLVTAVPVLLLLVAGCTYTPTIEEADLEKSVQQTLSEKVGRKPDSVDCPGDLKGNVGTTMRCTLTTEGTQLGLTVKVTAVIDQKVEYEVEVDQA; encoded by the coding sequence ATGAAAGCCACACTTGTCACCGCTGTACCCGTGCTCCTTCTCCTTGTTGCCGGATGCACCTACACCCCGACGATCGAGGAAGCCGACCTGGAGAAGTCGGTACAGCAAACCTTGTCCGAGAAGGTCGGCCGGAAACCGGACTCCGTCGACTGCCCGGGCGACTTGAAAGGCAACGTAGGCACCACGATGCGGTGCACCTTGACCACGGAAGGAACTCAGCTCGGCCTGACCGTGAAGGTCACCGCCGTGATCGACCAGAAGGTCGAATACGAGGTCGAGGTAGACCAGGCCTGA
- a CDS encoding GNAT family N-acetyltransferase yields the protein MADVLAADGGVVRLRPVTPDDAERMQEFHAALSDRTRYLRYFGPYPRISPKDLYRTTHLDYHDRVGLVVELGEAIIGVGRYELLDRSGPRAAEVAFVVADEHQGRGLGSILLEHLAGAAAENKIETFVAEVLAENSAMVTVFRDAGYQVERSRDGSVLHLEFAIDPTEALVSVRDSRERASEARSVGNLLAPRSVAVIGATVGARVGGVALANLLSGGFQGPVFPVNPNRQSVRGVRAYPTVRDIPDEVDLAVVAVPATAIDSVLDDCMAKGVKGLVVLTAGFAETGADGVAAERALVAAARGHGMRVVGPSALGIANTDAAVSMNATLASVLPGRGRIGFFCQSGPLGAAILGEAAGRNLGLSTFVSAGNRADVSGNDLLQYWDTDPATEVILLYLESFGNPRKFSRIARRVARTKPIVAVSSGRLAARTQPSGDMDRSIVRDLFAQAGIVQVDSISELFDCAALLGYQPLPAGRRVAVIGNSAALNWLAVDAAHGEGLEVRRPAAIPVPGVRQPRPTERAVDDLPVGEPVDLGPESTPGAYLDAVVAALRSDEIDSVIVIFAPPVPLPMAGFADAIREAALAVPDSGKPILTTFIAEQGIPNLLAMRGAGGTAARGSIPSYPDPERAARALARVQRYAHWRTTPVSTVVRPEGIDTERARRLIADWSSAGDGRWLSDLEAVELLDCYGIRVVEFREVRTADEAVAAAEELGYPVAAKATGEMWRRRPDLSGVRLDLWRPEAVRQAYTHLVDLCGDPAVHIQKMATPGVGCVLRVQDDPSFGSVIEFGLSGMIIELLGDRAYRALPLTAAEATALIDAPRAAPLLSGTPASPRVDKAALAELAQRVSAMFDDHPEIRELTCDPVLASPTSAAILYARARIGPEPSRFDIGPRRLA from the coding sequence ATGGCCGACGTGCTCGCCGCCGACGGTGGCGTGGTGCGGCTGCGTCCCGTCACACCCGACGACGCGGAGCGGATGCAGGAGTTCCACGCCGCGCTGTCCGACCGCACCCGATACCTGCGCTACTTCGGGCCCTACCCGCGCATTTCGCCCAAGGACCTGTACCGCACCACCCACCTCGATTACCACGACCGGGTCGGGCTGGTCGTCGAGCTGGGCGAGGCGATCATCGGGGTGGGGCGCTACGAACTGCTCGATCGGTCCGGTCCGCGCGCGGCGGAGGTCGCGTTCGTGGTCGCGGACGAGCATCAGGGCCGTGGGCTCGGCTCGATCCTGCTGGAACACCTGGCCGGGGCCGCCGCCGAGAACAAGATCGAGACCTTCGTCGCCGAGGTGCTCGCCGAGAACTCGGCGATGGTCACGGTGTTCCGTGATGCGGGCTATCAGGTCGAGCGCAGTCGCGACGGGTCGGTGCTGCACCTGGAATTCGCCATCGATCCCACCGAAGCGCTTGTCTCGGTGCGTGATTCCCGGGAACGCGCCTCGGAGGCGCGCAGCGTCGGCAATCTGCTCGCGCCGCGCTCGGTGGCCGTCATCGGGGCCACGGTCGGCGCCCGGGTCGGCGGGGTGGCGCTGGCGAATCTGCTGTCCGGTGGCTTCCAGGGCCCGGTGTTCCCGGTGAATCCGAACCGGCAGTCGGTGCGCGGTGTGCGGGCCTACCCGACGGTGCGCGACATTCCGGACGAGGTCGATCTGGCGGTGGTCGCGGTGCCCGCCACGGCGATCGATTCGGTGCTCGACGACTGTATGGCCAAGGGCGTCAAGGGTTTGGTGGTGCTGACCGCCGGATTCGCTGAGACCGGCGCCGACGGTGTCGCCGCGGAACGGGCGCTGGTCGCGGCCGCGCGCGGGCACGGCATGCGGGTGGTCGGACCGAGCGCGCTCGGCATCGCCAATACCGATGCCGCGGTGTCGATGAACGCCACCCTGGCCTCGGTGCTGCCCGGGCGTGGGCGGATCGGATTCTTCTGTCAATCCGGGCCTTTGGGCGCGGCGATTCTCGGTGAGGCGGCGGGACGCAACCTGGGCCTGTCCACCTTCGTATCGGCCGGTAATCGTGCCGACGTGTCCGGCAACGACCTGCTGCAGTACTGGGATACCGATCCCGCCACCGAGGTGATCCTGCTGTATTTGGAGAGTTTCGGTAATCCGCGCAAGTTCTCCCGGATCGCGCGGCGGGTGGCGCGCACCAAACCGATTGTCGCGGTGAGCAGTGGCCGGTTGGCCGCGCGGACGCAGCCGAGCGGCGATATGGATCGCTCGATCGTGCGGGATCTGTTCGCGCAGGCGGGCATCGTTCAGGTCGACTCGATTTCGGAGCTGTTCGACTGCGCCGCTCTGCTCGGTTATCAGCCGCTGCCCGCCGGTCGGCGGGTCGCGGTGATCGGCAACAGCGCCGCCCTGAACTGGCTGGCTGTCGACGCGGCCCACGGCGAGGGCCTGGAAGTGCGCCGGCCCGCGGCGATTCCGGTCCCGGGCGTGCGGCAGCCGCGCCCGACCGAGCGTGCGGTGGACGACCTTCCGGTCGGCGAGCCGGTGGATCTGGGCCCGGAATCAACACCCGGCGCCTACCTGGACGCCGTCGTCGCAGCCTTGCGCTCGGACGAAATCGACTCGGTCATCGTGATTTTCGCCCCGCCGGTGCCGCTGCCGATGGCCGGCTTCGCCGATGCCATCCGCGAAGCCGCGCTGGCGGTTCCCGACTCCGGCAAGCCCATCCTCACCACATTCATTGCCGAACAAGGGATTCCGAACCTGCTGGCGATGCGGGGCGCCGGCGGCACAGCGGCCCGCGGCTCGATCCCGTCCTATCCGGACCCCGAACGTGCCGCGCGGGCCCTGGCCCGGGTGCAGCGGTACGCGCACTGGCGCACCACACCGGTATCGACGGTGGTGCGCCCCGAGGGCATCGACACCGAACGCGCGCGCCGGCTGATCGCCGACTGGTCGAGCGCCGGTGACGGCCGCTGGCTGAGCGACCTGGAAGCAGTGGAACTGCTGGACTGCTACGGCATTCGCGTCGTCGAATTCCGGGAGGTCCGCACCGCCGACGAAGCCGTCGCCGCCGCCGAAGAACTCGGCTACCCGGTCGCGGCCAAGGCGACCGGCGAAATGTGGCGCCGCCGCCCCGACCTCAGCGGCGTCCGCTTGGACCTGTGGCGACCGGAGGCCGTCCGCCAGGCCTACACCCACCTGGTCGATCTGTGCGGCGACCCAGCCGTGCATATCCAGAAGATGGCCACCCCCGGCGTCGGCTGCGTCCTGCGCGTCCAGGACGACCCGTCTTTCGGCTCGGTCATCGAATTCGGGCTTTCCGGCATGATCATCGAACTCCTCGGCGATCGCGCCTACCGCGCCCTCCCACTGACCGCCGCCGAGGCCACCGCCCTCATCGACGCCCCCCGCGCCGCCCCGCTCCTGTCCGGTACCCCCGCCAGCCCCCGAGTCGACAAGGCCGCCCTCGCCGAACTGGCCCAACGCGTCTCGGCCATGTTCGACGACCACCCAGAAATCCGCGAACTCACCTGCGACCCGGTCCTGGCCTCACCCACCTCCGCCGCCATCCTCTACGCCCGAGCCCGAATCGGCCCCGAGCCGAGCCGCTTCGACATCGGCCCCCGCCGATTGGCCTGA
- a CDS encoding DUF4192 domain-containing protein, producing the protein MTTSAELPTTLGHSAPNPYCASGLPRRRIRPPLANCSDPTPFYRGGNWARSPLRIDDPGELIVAMPPMLGFVPERSLVVAVLRAGMPPGMSPVIDAVARFDLEPPGGRRGMAARIAQCLSHICAAEQADEVLAVVVDDRAAAPGPPEAHPRRVARAALHTALVAALDKRLATHEVMLAGAWGVPAIDVGEHWWPLLGGPGGGVLPDPAKSSVALASVLDGRPIHASRAELTAVLAPDPELCERVAAHLDGAFERARDRYVRAMRHGELDGYHRSLLENVLWQIAHTASGALPEPPEIAELVGALREPVVRGTLYALAYTDHAAAAERLWVRMVRALPGPDRADAATLLGYGAYVRGDGPFAGMALDVALAADPFHSMAGLLESGLRSGMRPGPLRRVGRSGHEMAADLGIDLGPLIR; encoded by the coding sequence ATGACCACTTCAGCCGAACTCCCCACCACCCTCGGGCACAGTGCCCCGAACCCCTACTGCGCCAGCGGGCTTCCGCGGCGCCGGATCCGGCCGCCGCTGGCGAATTGCTCCGATCCGACTCCGTTCTATCGCGGCGGGAACTGGGCGCGATCGCCGCTGCGGATCGACGACCCTGGTGAGTTGATCGTGGCGATGCCGCCGATGCTCGGATTCGTTCCGGAGCGCTCGCTGGTAGTCGCCGTGCTGCGGGCGGGGATGCCACCGGGCATGAGCCCCGTGATCGATGCTGTCGCGAGGTTCGATCTGGAACCGCCCGGCGGCCGGCGCGGGATGGCGGCGCGGATCGCGCAGTGCCTGTCCCATATCTGCGCCGCCGAACAGGCCGACGAGGTCCTGGCCGTCGTCGTCGATGACCGGGCCGCCGCACCCGGGCCGCCCGAAGCACACCCGCGCCGGGTTGCGCGGGCCGCGTTGCATACCGCGCTGGTCGCCGCGCTCGACAAACGCCTGGCCACGCACGAGGTGATGCTGGCGGGTGCGTGGGGGGTGCCGGCGATCGACGTCGGCGAGCACTGGTGGCCGCTGCTGGGCGGGCCGGGCGGGGGCGTACTGCCCGATCCCGCGAAGTCGTCGGTGGCGCTGGCGAGCGTCCTCGACGGGCGGCCGATTCACGCCTCGCGCGCGGAGCTGACCGCCGTGCTCGCGCCGGACCCAGAGCTGTGCGAGCGCGTGGCCGCCCACCTCGACGGCGCGTTCGAACGCGCCCGGGACCGTTATGTCCGCGCCATGCGGCACGGAGAACTCGACGGCTATCACCGCAGCCTGCTGGAGAACGTGTTGTGGCAGATCGCGCACACCGCATCCGGTGCGCTGCCCGAACCACCCGAAATCGCGGAACTGGTTGGCGCACTGCGAGAACCGGTGGTGCGCGGGACGCTGTACGCGCTGGCCTACACCGATCACGCCGCGGCGGCGGAACGGTTGTGGGTCCGGATGGTCCGGGCACTGCCGGGCCCGGATCGCGCTGATGCCGCGACGCTGCTCGGATACGGCGCCTACGTGCGCGGCGACGGGCCGTTCGCGGGGATGGCCCTGGACGTGGCGCTGGCAGCCGACCCGTTCCACAGCATGGCAGGACTCCTGGAGTCCGGATTGCGCTCAGGGATGCGGCCGGGACCGCTGCGCCGCGTCGGACGCAGCGGTCACGAGATGGCCGCCGACCTCGGTATCGATCTCGGACCGCTGATCCGATGA
- a CDS encoding metal-dependent transcriptional regulator, translated as MKDLVDTTEMYLRTIYDLEEEGVVPLRARIAERLEQSGPTVSQTVARMERDGLLLVAGDRHLELTDKGRGMAIAVMRKHRLAERLLVDIIGLDWQNVHAEACRWEHVMSEEVERRLVEVLNHPTTSPYGNPIPGLDELGITAPPAAEETLVRLSDLPHGQGHAVVVRRLAEHIQTDPEVISQLREAGVVPDARVTVETKPGSVVITVPGHAGFELSDEMAHAVQVKLV; from the coding sequence GTGAAGGATCTTGTCGACACCACGGAGATGTACCTCCGTACCATTTACGACCTCGAGGAGGAGGGCGTGGTGCCCCTGCGCGCCCGCATCGCCGAGCGCCTCGAGCAGAGTGGTCCGACGGTGAGCCAGACTGTCGCGCGGATGGAGCGCGACGGTTTGCTGCTGGTCGCCGGTGACCGCCATCTCGAACTGACCGATAAGGGCCGCGGCATGGCCATCGCGGTGATGCGCAAGCATCGCCTGGCCGAGCGGCTGCTCGTCGACATCATCGGCCTGGACTGGCAGAACGTGCACGCCGAGGCCTGTCGCTGGGAGCACGTGATGAGCGAGGAGGTGGAGCGGCGCCTGGTCGAGGTGCTCAACCACCCGACCACCTCGCCCTACGGCAACCCGATCCCGGGCCTCGACGAACTGGGCATCACCGCTCCCCCGGCTGCGGAGGAGACGCTGGTGCGCCTGTCGGATCTGCCGCACGGCCAAGGCCATGCGGTGGTGGTGCGCCGGCTCGCCGAGCACATCCAGACCGATCCGGAGGTCATCAGCCAGCTCCGCGAGGCCGGTGTGGTGCCGGACGCGCGCGTCACGGTCGAGACCAAGCCGGGCTCGGTGGTCATCACGGTGCCCGGGCATGCCGGGTTCGAGTTGTCCGACGAGATGGCCCATGCCGTCCAGGTGAAGCTGGTCTGA